In Candidatus Cohnella colombiensis, one DNA window encodes the following:
- a CDS encoding DHA2 family efflux MFS transporter permease subunit, with protein MSKPNTATNEPEFSITSLIMPLMAVIIGMIMVILDSTVVNVAIPNLQHYFDTSLKGIQWTITGYTLAMSAVIPLAGWMTDRYGAKQIFLITITLFTLGSVLCALAQTVEQLVLFRVIQGLGGGMVAPIGMAMIFKLSPSNKRGSVMAMLGIPMLLAPAAGPILSGWIIGFASWHWIFLINLPIGIAALLVGIKYLPVLERHKTPALDIWGIVLAPIAFSMLAFGMSEGGTNWTSSRTLTGLIIGGVALIIFIIVELRQKQPLLELRVFGSSDFTRGVVLTWISQIALIGSILMVPLFLQNLLGYTPLQSGLTTLPMALGSIIFMPIGGKLFDKLGARPLAFVGLIIITVALYLLSHIGLESSKLQIMLPLALMGVGMGLSMMAINTHVLNSAPLRLVSRVTPLTTATQQVVMSFAIAGLTGFLTSRITHYMDQAEASPNILQIQANAYDDLFFLTACIAALGILISLTLRKPRVKEDHNAVEAGERPDPSTMMGH; from the coding sequence ATGTCAAAGCCTAACACAGCAACAAATGAGCCAGAATTCTCAATTACATCGCTAATTATGCCATTAATGGCCGTAATCATTGGAATGATCATGGTTATTCTGGATAGCACAGTCGTTAATGTCGCAATTCCCAATCTTCAGCATTACTTCGACACCTCACTCAAAGGGATCCAATGGACGATTACTGGCTATACTCTAGCCATGTCAGCTGTAATCCCCTTGGCAGGCTGGATGACAGATAGGTACGGAGCCAAACAGATTTTCCTTATAACGATTACATTATTTACACTCGGATCGGTACTATGCGCACTCGCGCAGACGGTTGAACAACTTGTGCTGTTCCGCGTTATTCAAGGACTTGGCGGAGGGATGGTCGCCCCAATCGGGATGGCTATGATCTTCAAGCTTTCACCATCAAATAAGAGAGGCTCTGTTATGGCAATGCTTGGCATTCCTATGCTTCTCGCACCTGCTGCCGGGCCTATTCTGTCAGGATGGATTATCGGGTTCGCTTCTTGGCATTGGATATTCTTGATTAACTTGCCGATCGGTATTGCCGCATTGTTAGTAGGCATTAAATACTTGCCAGTGCTCGAACGGCACAAAACTCCTGCACTAGACATCTGGGGAATAGTTTTAGCACCAATCGCATTCTCCATGCTAGCTTTCGGAATGAGTGAAGGCGGAACGAATTGGACTTCAAGTCGGACGCTGACAGGATTGATCATTGGGGGCGTTGCGCTCATCATCTTTATCATCGTGGAGCTTCGTCAGAAGCAACCGCTTCTAGAACTTCGAGTATTCGGCTCTTCCGATTTCACGCGCGGGGTTGTTCTTACTTGGATTTCGCAAATTGCGCTTATTGGTTCCATTCTAATGGTTCCGTTGTTCCTGCAAAATCTGCTTGGATATACTCCGTTGCAAAGCGGATTAACGACGCTCCCGATGGCGCTTGGTTCAATCATCTTCATGCCAATTGGTGGCAAGCTGTTCGATAAATTAGGCGCTCGTCCGCTTGCGTTCGTCGGACTAATTATAATTACAGTTGCTTTATATTTATTATCTCACATCGGGCTTGAAAGCTCGAAGCTTCAGATCATGCTCCCACTTGCATTAATGGGGGTCGGAATGGGGCTGTCGATGATGGCGATCAATACCCATGTATTGAATTCGGCGCCACTCAGACTCGTTAGTCGGGTAACTCCGCTAACGACAGCTACGCAGCAAGTTGTCATGTCGTTCGCGATTGCCGGATTAACGGGGTTCTTAACGTCAAGAATTACTCACTACATGGATCAAGCTGAGGCAAGCCCCAACATACTGCAAATTCAGGCGAATGCTTATGATGACCTCTTTTTCTTAACGGCTTGCATCGCTGCTCTTGGCATTCTGATCAGCCTCACATTGCGCAAACCGCGTGTGAAAGAGGACCACAATGCTGTAGAAGCAGGGGAAAGACCAGACCCATCAACGATGATGGGGCATTAA
- a CDS encoding TetR/AcrR family transcriptional regulator: MLSLIRQNILESATRYFSMNGYAATSIQDIADDCGIAKGSLYKFFQSKEDLFIAFHDSQQNALYSEIESIRANDTISLKEAFILETACHFKFFLNNKFIMHDIKELGPSKGQIAPYFYRLRANHLMYSKDGLLRFLGGEIEPNIWDLVMMYSGTMREYIFLIVFENKPLIVSDVAAYIVDRIEEMASCIIQKKTEPILQSVVMNDYLQCELEGRTISFAACRTNLLENLLSTIKELPITNFRKAELSDAVIILQEELAKESPKSVLVRALLEFVGQQHELSNSTKLIEKYVALQQGHCN; the protein is encoded by the coding sequence ATGTTGAGTCTAATTAGACAAAATATACTGGAGTCCGCCACGAGATATTTTTCAATGAATGGTTATGCGGCCACCTCAATTCAGGACATCGCCGATGATTGCGGCATAGCTAAAGGGTCCTTGTATAAGTTTTTTCAGTCGAAGGAAGATTTGTTTATCGCCTTCCATGATTCACAGCAGAATGCCTTATATAGTGAGATCGAAAGCATTAGAGCAAACGATACAATAAGCTTGAAGGAAGCTTTTATTCTAGAGACAGCATGTCACTTTAAGTTTTTCCTGAACAATAAATTTATTATGCATGACATTAAAGAACTAGGACCTTCCAAGGGACAAATCGCTCCTTATTTCTACCGTTTAAGAGCTAATCACCTGATGTATAGCAAGGATGGCTTGCTACGCTTTCTCGGCGGCGAGATCGAACCGAATATTTGGGATTTAGTTATGATGTATAGCGGCACCATGCGAGAATATATTTTTCTGATTGTTTTTGAGAATAAGCCTCTTATTGTTAGCGATGTAGCTGCTTATATTGTTGACCGAATAGAGGAAATGGCTTCGTGCATCATCCAGAAGAAAACAGAGCCGATTTTGCAGAGTGTGGTTATGAACGATTATTTGCAGTGCGAGCTGGAGGGCAGAACAATCTCGTTCGCAGCTTGTCGGACAAACCTGCTGGAAAACTTATTATCGACCATTAAGGAGCTTCCGATTACAAATTTTCGGAAAGCTGAGCTAAGTGATGCCGTCATTATACTGCAAGAGGAGCTAGCAAAAGAAAGCCCCAAATCTGTCCTCGTTCGTGCACTATTAGAATTTGTCGGGCAGCAGCATGAGCTTAGTAATTCGACCAAGCTAATAGAGAAATATGTTGCATTGCAGCAAGGTCATTGCAACTGA